In a genomic window of Variovorax paradoxus:
- a CDS encoding ABC transporter ATP-binding protein: protein MTLAISQSRTQHLHPVDSPAVSDTKAGAGRIRLTDLQKRYGTVRALDGVSLDIEEGSFVALLGPSGCGKTTLLSAIAGFAEVDSGSIEINGVKLTKNTPAYERNLGIVFQHYALFPHMTVRRNIAYPLEIRRQEKSAIDLAVQRTLAMVDLAGLQDRYPGELSGGQQQRVALARALVYSPPVLLLDEPLGALDRRLRDVMQAELKDLHRRLGKTFVYVTHDQDEALAMADQVVVMRSGRVEQQGAPLDLYEHPANEFVARFVGECNVVHGNWRDAGAGYELIEPASGLVLHRCLKKPHDRNASVAIRPEWMQVLGGNESTSAQLQQLSCKTLQTRFHGSESIMDVSSPMGELLVRVPYRQRRIVDVNSDSFNVGWNPEETVLLGSSRQG, encoded by the coding sequence ATGACTCTCGCCATTTCTCAATCTCGCACCCAACACCTGCACCCGGTGGATTCGCCAGCTGTGTCGGACACCAAGGCAGGTGCCGGTCGCATACGTTTGACTGACCTCCAAAAGCGCTATGGAACGGTGCGCGCCTTGGATGGCGTCTCATTGGACATTGAAGAAGGCAGTTTTGTTGCGCTTCTTGGCCCTAGTGGCTGCGGCAAGACAACCCTGTTGAGTGCAATTGCGGGCTTCGCGGAAGTGGACAGCGGCAGCATCGAGATCAACGGCGTCAAGTTGACGAAAAACACCCCCGCCTACGAGCGGAATCTAGGCATCGTCTTCCAGCACTACGCACTCTTTCCACACATGACGGTGCGACGGAACATCGCCTATCCGTTGGAAATTCGTCGCCAGGAAAAAAGTGCGATTGACCTCGCGGTTCAGCGTACGCTGGCAATGGTGGATCTCGCAGGCCTGCAGGATCGTTACCCAGGCGAGCTCTCCGGCGGACAGCAGCAGCGAGTTGCGCTGGCGCGCGCACTCGTGTACTCGCCTCCAGTGCTCCTCCTCGATGAACCTCTCGGTGCACTTGATAGACGCCTAAGGGACGTCATGCAAGCCGAGCTAAAGGATCTACATCGCAGGCTTGGAAAAACGTTCGTCTACGTGACACATGACCAGGACGAGGCGCTGGCGATGGCCGATCAGGTGGTCGTCATGCGTAGCGGGCGCGTCGAGCAGCAAGGTGCGCCCCTTGATTTATACGAGCACCCCGCGAATGAGTTTGTCGCACGGTTTGTCGGCGAATGCAATGTCGTGCACGGCAATTGGCGCGATGCGGGCGCCGGCTATGAATTGATCGAGCCTGCCTCTGGTTTGGTTTTGCATCGATGTTTAAAAAAGCCTCACGACCGCAATGCGTCCGTTGCTATTCGACCCGAGTGGATGCAGGTATTGGGCGGGAACGAGTCTACAAGCGCGCAACTTCAGCAACTCTCCTGCAAGACGCTGCAGACACGCTTCCATGGAAGCGAGTCGATCATGGATGTGTCGTCCCCGATGGGGGAACTGCTTGTACGTGTTCCGTACCGGCAACGACGCATCGTTGATGTCAACTCGGACTCATTCAATGTGGGCTGGAACCCCGAGGAAACGGTCTTGCTCGGCAGCTCTCGACAAGGTTGA
- a CDS encoding gamma-glutamyltransferase, with the protein MTGKFTEWSHHKTELCASKGMVAARHPLSAEAGLRILEQGGNAVDAAIAASLAGSVVQQAANSIGGGGMLVVSHPTKGSSAINYLYEAPSLASPEMFPLEAHAEPGLFGWKGIKDRLNEIGGLAVGVPGSIAGLHLASRQFGLLDWARVVAPAIALAEDGYAMDWYGSLMLSVHADEMQPYSSTVKQFLRDGKYSYRPAVVDAADVHRQIELARTLRLVAESGPDGFYKGEVAKSIAAAVKAAGGVLSEADLAQYAPRQSAAATLLYRGNTVHYVPYAAPTAAMFLAILGCFDISSYTPADPRRLHLIVETLRRCWHYRNAFNGDSALVKGPWSGLANVEFAKAVAATISPTEARPMSSPVDPYDYSGDENGATSASGAPGRHEGTVHISAADSSGTMAALTETVVGNFGSLVTSESGVLLNNGMIGFSPIPGQSNSVAPGKRPATNMSPLIVKRPDGRPLLTVGASGGRKIIPAVVQVLNLVIDHGLGMQDAVAHPRLDIEGDKVILDSRFGESVARQLKDMGHVVELRREDLSTFEFGNACGILSGDDGSFFSGVNPFQMTTAAGH; encoded by the coding sequence ATGACTGGCAAATTCACCGAGTGGTCTCACCACAAGACGGAGCTGTGCGCATCCAAGGGTATGGTCGCGGCAAGACACCCGCTATCTGCCGAAGCTGGACTGCGAATTCTGGAGCAGGGGGGCAATGCCGTGGACGCGGCGATCGCGGCTTCACTGGCAGGCAGCGTGGTGCAGCAGGCGGCAAACTCGATCGGCGGCGGTGGCATGCTTGTTGTTTCGCACCCGACCAAGGGGAGCAGTGCGATCAACTATCTCTACGAAGCGCCGTCGCTAGCTAGCCCGGAGATGTTCCCTCTCGAGGCACATGCGGAACCCGGATTGTTCGGCTGGAAGGGGATTAAAGATCGTCTGAATGAGATTGGCGGACTTGCCGTCGGTGTCCCTGGTTCGATTGCCGGTCTCCACCTTGCCTCCCGTCAGTTCGGTCTTCTCGACTGGGCAAGAGTGGTTGCGCCGGCTATAGCGTTGGCAGAAGATGGCTATGCCATGGATTGGTACGGATCTCTGATGCTTTCGGTTCACGCTGACGAGATGCAGCCCTATTCGAGCACCGTGAAGCAGTTCTTGCGTGACGGCAAGTACTCGTATCGCCCGGCCGTCGTTGATGCGGCAGACGTGCATCGTCAGATCGAACTCGCCCGAACGCTGAGACTCGTTGCCGAAAGTGGACCGGATGGCTTTTACAAGGGCGAGGTGGCTAAGAGCATCGCTGCGGCAGTGAAAGCTGCGGGCGGGGTCCTTAGTGAGGCGGACTTGGCCCAGTACGCGCCGCGCCAGTCAGCCGCCGCTACCCTCTTGTACCGCGGTAACACCGTTCACTACGTCCCATACGCGGCGCCGACCGCGGCGATGTTTCTAGCGATTTTAGGTTGCTTTGACATCTCGTCCTATACGCCAGCTGATCCACGCCGCCTTCACCTGATTGTCGAGACCTTGCGGCGTTGCTGGCACTATAGGAACGCATTCAATGGGGATTCGGCCCTAGTCAAGGGCCCATGGAGCGGGCTCGCAAACGTGGAGTTTGCGAAGGCTGTTGCGGCAACCATCAGCCCGACCGAGGCGCGGCCGATGTCATCACCAGTCGACCCCTATGACTACTCAGGCGACGAGAACGGCGCCACATCTGCATCAGGCGCGCCTGGACGCCATGAGGGAACCGTCCATATCTCAGCAGCCGACAGCAGCGGCACGATGGCAGCATTGACCGAAACCGTGGTCGGCAACTTCGGTTCACTCGTTACGAGCGAGTCGGGCGTCTTGCTCAACAATGGAATGATCGGCTTCAGTCCCATCCCTGGTCAAAGCAATAGCGTCGCACCAGGAAAGCGACCAGCGACGAACATGAGCCCATTGATCGTAAAGCGACCAGACGGTCGACCGTTGCTGACGGTTGGTGCTTCGGGCGGTCGAAAGATCATTCCTGCTGTGGTGCAGGTCCTCAATCTGGTGATCGATCACGGCCTGGGTATGCAGGACGCCGTCGCGCATCCCCGTCTTGATATCGAGGGTGACAAAGTGATTCTCGATTCGAGGTTCGGCGAATCGGTTGCGCGGCAGCTGAAGGATATGGGACACGTGGTCGAGTTGCGTCGCGAGGACCTGTCTACTTTCGAGTTCGGAAACGCTTGCGGAATTCTGTCCGGCGATGACGGAAGTTTCTTCTCGGGCGTGAACCCCTTCCAAATGACCACTGCTGCTGGTCATTAG
- a CDS encoding VOC family protein, producing MELKFSHVDIVVKDLKRAIEYCRQVLGCKCSDLRVWNRDGFHVEYVVMFNGEERFMLVQPFEGVLKDLLDEKGEGTIYRLCYTVPDIYAAFAELKAAGVQPENEQGQALQVEDLSAATGKPIIWLPKALGSLSIELLDRAYMEPRMEQARLGAN from the coding sequence ATGGAACTGAAATTCAGCCATGTCGACATCGTAGTCAAGGACCTCAAGCGCGCCATCGAATATTGTCGCCAAGTGCTCGGCTGCAAGTGTTCCGACCTGCGCGTCTGGAATCGGGACGGATTCCATGTGGAGTATGTTGTCATGTTCAATGGTGAAGAGCGCTTCATGCTCGTTCAACCATTTGAGGGTGTGCTCAAGGACCTGCTCGATGAGAAGGGCGAGGGCACAATCTACCGCCTCTGCTACACGGTCCCCGATATCTATGCCGCATTCGCTGAGCTAAAGGCGGCGGGTGTCCAGCCTGAGAATGAGCAAGGCCAGGCGTTGCAAGTCGAAGATCTCTCTGCTGCCACGGGGAAGCCGATCATTTGGTTGCCCAAAGCCTTGGGATCGCTGTCCATCGAGTTGCTCGACCGAGCTTACATGGAGCCTCGGATGGAACAAGCGCGGCTCGGGGCGAACTGA
- a CDS encoding alanine--glyoxylate aminotransferase family protein — MMITLNDGRSSAESVRPSGRGAILNMSTGPVEVSPAVLDAQLEPMLTPHHPSFWELHDQTIGMLQKALRTTGKVLMMHGSIRTGIDLALGNFIGPRSRVLAIQNGFWGALIAEWAALRGAEVVTVDHGPLESLDLEKIENLLRQSHFDLVTVVHVETNAGIVNPIEKLGQIVARTDALYFVDTACSAGAIPVETDRWRIDIGTTGSHKCLASVPGIAVITLSEKAWSRIREREMGAYFNFRRWWAATVDRQSLPPFTQPSSLVRALRRALIEIAPDGIESWWRHHADVASDFMRRTRQAGFGFLLDEAETPHPRSAYADSVMAISYPAGVSDEAFRSTLFDRFGIFVIGNVGVYAGRSFRVGLMSPSQLEPKNVDALLRAMSEARDLARSA; from the coding sequence ATGATGATCACACTCAATGACGGTCGAAGCTCAGCCGAATCGGTGCGGCCGAGCGGGCGAGGCGCCATCTTGAATATGTCGACCGGGCCGGTTGAAGTGTCGCCGGCGGTGCTAGACGCACAGTTGGAGCCGATGCTTACACCGCACCATCCCAGTTTTTGGGAGCTGCATGACCAGACCATCGGAATGCTGCAGAAAGCCTTGCGAACCACTGGCAAGGTGCTGATGATGCACGGGTCGATCCGGACAGGAATCGACTTGGCTTTGGGTAACTTCATCGGTCCCAGGTCGAGGGTTCTGGCTATACAGAATGGATTCTGGGGTGCCCTCATAGCTGAATGGGCGGCTCTGCGAGGCGCGGAGGTCGTCACTGTCGATCATGGACCTCTTGAATCTCTCGACCTCGAAAAGATCGAAAATTTGCTTCGGCAGTCTCATTTTGATCTAGTGACGGTCGTGCATGTCGAGACGAATGCCGGCATCGTCAATCCAATCGAAAAGTTGGGTCAGATCGTCGCACGTACCGATGCGCTGTACTTTGTGGATACCGCTTGTTCTGCTGGGGCCATTCCTGTCGAAACCGATCGATGGAGAATTGACATCGGAACGACCGGTTCTCACAAGTGCTTGGCGTCTGTGCCGGGCATTGCTGTGATTACGCTTTCGGAGAAAGCTTGGAGCCGCATCCGAGAAAGGGAAATGGGTGCGTACTTCAATTTTCGACGCTGGTGGGCTGCCACTGTCGACCGCCAGTCGCTTCCACCATTCACGCAGCCGTCATCTCTAGTCAGAGCGTTACGGCGGGCTTTGATCGAGATTGCGCCTGATGGAATCGAGTCCTGGTGGAGGCACCATGCGGATGTCGCGTCAGACTTCATGCGACGGACGCGCCAGGCTGGCTTTGGCTTCCTTCTTGACGAGGCAGAGACTCCGCATCCGCGGAGCGCGTATGCCGACTCGGTCATGGCAATCTCGTACCCGGCGGGCGTGTCCGATGAAGCCTTTCGCAGCACTTTGTTCGACAGATTTGGCATCTTTGTTATCGGCAATGTTGGTGTCTATGCCGGACGTTCATTCCGCGTTGGATTGATGAGTCCGTCTCAATTAGAGCCCAAGAACGTTGACGCACTTCTTCGAGCAATGTCCGAGGCTCGTGACCTCGCTCGAAGCGCCTGA
- a CDS encoding gamma-glutamyltransferase family protein, with protein MTSLEAPDTLSSKSKFPLSKYSYGLGSSYLSIPLHRSKSMPLNSTRSNWTHDKTEATATGGMVSSRHPLSAEAGLEILKAGGNAVDAAVAASFAESVVQPAASTIGGGGLFTISLASGETHGINYMWQAPLKASGNMFPMEGVPERGLFGWSGVKDQANEIGGLAVAVPGSVAGLVKASKQFGRLPLADVMRPAIRLAKEGFEMDWYGSLMAGIHLDILKRFPTTAKALLRDGEFPFRPNMIGRADIHRQSSLAETLSAIAKDGAAAFYTGQIAKSIVDAVNAHGGVFSEEDLSTYEAIQTKTIQVEYHGHVVRGQPAGFTIYGQCLNVLAHMDLGAYAPNSAKRLHLLIEVFRHCLRDRMKVNPDMGTREGAWSYLLSAEYAKRLAQQINRERRSDIVSWISDYQENQPAGDSRTVHIAAVDGEGSMASLTETVIGNYGSFVMSDSGVLLNNGMISFAPVPGYSNSIEPGRRPSSFISPLHITRPDGSIFTVGSSGGIKIMTSVLQLTSFMIDHGMSPQQAASQPRIDFEGPKVIVDGRFDQATLDELKDLGHDIEVRSEELSTFEYGNPCILSRDLNGVIQGGVNPYQATVAAGYDR; from the coding sequence GTGACCTCGCTCGAAGCGCCTGACACGCTCAGTTCAAAGTCAAAATTTCCGCTATCCAAATACAGCTACGGCCTCGGCTCAAGCTATCTATCCATTCCATTACATCGGAGCAAGTCAATGCCATTGAATTCAACGCGTAGCAACTGGACCCATGATAAGACCGAGGCCACCGCGACGGGCGGGATGGTCTCATCCCGCCATCCGCTTTCGGCAGAGGCGGGGCTCGAGATACTCAAGGCTGGTGGGAATGCGGTGGACGCTGCTGTCGCCGCGTCGTTTGCAGAAAGTGTCGTGCAGCCGGCCGCAAGCACCATCGGCGGTGGAGGTCTCTTCACGATCAGCCTTGCAAGTGGAGAGACGCACGGAATCAACTATATGTGGCAGGCGCCTCTGAAGGCTTCCGGCAACATGTTCCCCATGGAAGGTGTGCCTGAGCGCGGGCTTTTCGGCTGGAGTGGCGTAAAGGACCAAGCCAACGAGATCGGGGGCCTTGCGGTCGCAGTGCCTGGCTCGGTCGCCGGTCTTGTCAAGGCCTCGAAGCAGTTCGGTCGCCTTCCATTGGCGGACGTGATGCGTCCGGCCATCCGACTGGCCAAGGAAGGCTTCGAAATGGATTGGTATGGCAGCCTCATGGCGGGCATTCACCTCGACATCTTGAAGCGCTTTCCCACGACGGCTAAAGCGCTATTGCGCGATGGGGAGTTCCCGTTCCGTCCCAATATGATCGGGCGTGCGGATATCCATCGTCAGAGCAGTTTGGCAGAGACGCTATCTGCGATCGCCAAAGATGGTGCCGCGGCTTTCTATACCGGCCAGATTGCGAAGAGCATCGTGGACGCTGTGAACGCACACGGAGGAGTGTTCTCGGAAGAGGATCTTTCGACCTATGAAGCGATCCAGACCAAGACCATCCAGGTCGAATACCACGGCCATGTTGTCAGGGGACAACCAGCTGGATTTACGATCTATGGGCAGTGCCTGAATGTGTTGGCACATATGGACCTGGGGGCTTATGCGCCCAATTCCGCAAAGCGGCTGCATCTGCTTATCGAGGTATTCAGGCACTGCTTGCGGGATCGGATGAAGGTCAATCCTGATATGGGTACTCGTGAGGGCGCTTGGTCGTATTTGCTGAGCGCTGAGTATGCAAAGCGACTCGCGCAGCAGATCAATCGAGAGCGTCGAAGCGATATCGTGTCTTGGATAAGCGACTATCAAGAGAACCAGCCTGCAGGCGATTCCCGCACTGTGCATATTGCCGCGGTGGACGGCGAGGGATCAATGGCAAGTCTTACGGAGACGGTGATTGGTAACTACGGCTCCTTCGTCATGTCTGACTCGGGCGTTCTGTTGAACAACGGGATGATCTCGTTCGCACCGGTGCCAGGCTATTCCAATTCCATCGAGCCCGGACGCCGGCCCTCTAGCTTCATCAGTCCTCTACACATCACGCGACCGGACGGTTCCATCTTCACGGTGGGCTCTTCGGGTGGCATCAAGATCATGACGTCGGTGCTTCAACTGACGAGCTTCATGATTGATCACGGGATGTCCCCTCAACAGGCAGCCTCCCAACCGCGAATCGATTTCGAGGGACCAAAGGTGATCGTGGATGGTCGTTTTGATCAGGCGACTCTCGATGAGCTGAAAGATCTTGGTCATGACATCGAGGTGAGATCGGAGGAGCTGTCGACATTCGAGTATGGCAACCCCTGCATTCTTTCGAGGGATCTGAATGGCGTGATCCAGGGCGGGGTCAATCCTTACCAAGCGACGGTCGCGGCCGGCTACGACCGTTGA
- a CDS encoding VOC family protein — protein sequence MQDRKLLSPDAIRAEFSAALSSMYRKEVPKYGLLMDLVADINAEVLQDQPSLRAALLANESLARLDQERHGAIRLGTEEELAVVCRMFAVMGMEPVGYYDLGPAGVPVHSTAFRPISTSALAANPFRMFTSLLRLPLVEDPTLRDEAAAILARRRIFTPKALELLALAETQGGLDAEQAADFVPALIETFRWHGDATVDSETYARLLAAHRLVADVVCFRGPHLNHLTPRILDIDAAQVEMPRRGVDAKSLIEGPPRRHHPILLRQTSFKALDESIVFAGTSAVTGAHTARFGEIEQRGVALTRAGRALYDRLLEQARSGDEAVSYLDRLTRAFEAFPDDLDAMRREGLAFFRYRIAESAEKTQDVAHLSIEALLERGIVRADPIVYEDFLPVSAAGIFRSNLGDTIGSSYALQGSRVEFERALGREVVDEIRLYEEAEARSIAEIRVALSPTVPA from the coding sequence ATGCAAGACAGAAAACTGTTATCCCCTGACGCGATACGCGCGGAGTTTTCCGCGGCGTTGTCGTCCATGTATCGCAAGGAAGTGCCCAAGTACGGCTTGCTGATGGACTTGGTTGCCGACATTAACGCGGAGGTGCTGCAGGATCAGCCCTCACTGCGGGCAGCACTCCTCGCGAATGAGTCCCTCGCTCGGCTTGACCAGGAGCGGCACGGCGCGATCCGTCTTGGCACCGAAGAAGAACTCGCGGTGGTTTGTCGCATGTTTGCAGTCATGGGCATGGAGCCCGTGGGCTACTACGATCTCGGTCCGGCCGGTGTGCCAGTCCATTCGACGGCCTTCCGTCCGATTTCGACCTCGGCTCTGGCGGCCAATCCATTCCGCATGTTCACCTCGCTGCTGCGGCTTCCACTTGTCGAAGACCCTACGCTGCGAGATGAGGCTGCGGCGATCCTGGCGCGACGGCGCATCTTCACCCCGAAAGCGCTCGAACTCCTAGCTTTGGCCGAGACGCAAGGGGGGCTGGACGCGGAGCAGGCGGCTGATTTTGTCCCGGCGCTCATCGAGACCTTTCGTTGGCATGGTGACGCAACTGTTGATTCGGAAACCTATGCGCGCCTGCTGGCGGCGCATCGTCTCGTGGCGGATGTGGTGTGCTTCCGTGGGCCGCACCTCAATCATCTGACCCCAAGGATTCTCGACATCGATGCGGCCCAAGTGGAGATGCCGCGTCGTGGCGTAGACGCAAAGTCCCTGATTGAAGGGCCGCCTCGACGGCACCACCCGATTCTTCTGCGCCAGACCAGCTTCAAGGCGTTGGATGAATCGATTGTTTTCGCTGGTACGTCCGCGGTCACCGGTGCACATACTGCGCGTTTTGGAGAGATCGAGCAGCGAGGTGTGGCCCTTACCCGTGCCGGGCGCGCACTTTACGACCGCTTGCTGGAACAAGCACGAAGCGGTGACGAGGCCGTCTCGTATCTCGACAGATTGACGCGCGCTTTTGAGGCCTTTCCAGATGACCTGGACGCGATGCGTCGTGAAGGCCTGGCCTTCTTCCGCTATCGGATCGCGGAAAGCGCCGAAAAAACTCAGGATGTAGCGCACTTGTCGATCGAGGCATTGCTGGAGCGCGGCATTGTGCGGGCGGATCCGATCGTATATGAGGATTTCTTACCTGTGAGTGCAGCGGGAATTTTCCGCTCCAACCTCGGAGACACCATCGGCTCGAGTTACGCGTTGCAGGGCAGCCGTGTCGAATTCGAGCGAGCGCTTGGCCGTGAAGTCGTCGACGAGATCCGCCTGTATGAGGAAGCTGAAGCGCGTTCCATCGCTGAGATCCGCGTGGCGCTGTCACCCACGGTTCCCGCATGA
- a CDS encoding FAD-binding oxidoreductase, with translation MKALLDRLQSLLGDKGLLTGEAMATYELGARYGKGRALAVLRPASATELREAVRAAFEHGVVLVPQGANTGLVGASSPDGSGRQFIVSTERMRSVCEIDPDNRSVRVAAGMRLSELNERLAPHGLWFPIDIGADPSIGGMVAANTGGTRLIRYGDVRHNLLALEVVLCQLGAPLLRLGSALRKDNTGPNLRELFVGSSGVGGLITEVTVEVVPRPQQSATALVVPKSDASVMELLRAIESELGDFLAAFEGLSEHALQAAINHVPSLRNPFAPGPLPEFALLIELESSSSAAAIGLDLQACLDRFLENQFDRTISNAVLGSGASLWHIRHAISDGARALGEPIAFDVSLPRSKLMIFRRAALEFVANSFPALIVIDFGHIADGGMHFNVVRPHETPPLDVAQITKLRDTIYSLVVEVFGGSYSAEHGIGPHNLVYYQRYEDVESQVLAQGIRALLDPHALCGAVDFGPAVPTQAQ, from the coding sequence ATGAAGGCGCTACTCGACCGCCTGCAGTCGCTGCTGGGCGATAAGGGCTTGCTCACCGGGGAGGCGATGGCGACCTACGAGCTGGGTGCACGCTACGGCAAAGGTCGTGCATTGGCGGTGCTGCGTCCGGCTTCGGCTACCGAACTGCGTGAGGCCGTACGCGCGGCATTTGAGCATGGCGTGGTCTTGGTGCCTCAAGGCGCCAACACCGGGCTGGTCGGCGCGAGCTCACCAGACGGCAGTGGGCGTCAGTTCATCGTGTCGACTGAGCGAATGCGTTCAGTCTGCGAGATCGATCCCGACAACCGCAGCGTGCGCGTGGCAGCGGGCATGCGCTTAAGCGAGCTCAACGAACGACTTGCTCCTCACGGTCTGTGGTTTCCCATCGATATCGGGGCTGACCCGTCGATTGGTGGCATGGTTGCAGCGAACACCGGTGGCACGCGGTTGATCCGCTACGGTGACGTTCGTCACAACCTGCTCGCTTTGGAGGTCGTGCTCTGCCAGCTCGGGGCTCCGCTTCTGCGGTTGGGAAGTGCTCTGCGCAAGGACAACACTGGGCCGAACCTTCGAGAACTGTTTGTCGGTTCGTCGGGTGTAGGTGGATTGATTACCGAAGTGACGGTCGAGGTGGTTCCGCGGCCCCAGCAGTCCGCGACGGCTCTGGTGGTGCCTAAGTCGGACGCCTCGGTGATGGAACTCCTGCGCGCGATCGAGTCCGAGCTGGGGGACTTTCTCGCGGCCTTCGAAGGTTTATCCGAGCATGCGCTCCAGGCGGCGATCAATCATGTACCGAGCCTTCGCAATCCGTTCGCACCGGGGCCGCTGCCCGAGTTCGCCTTGCTGATCGAGCTTGAAAGTTCCTCTTCAGCTGCAGCAATTGGTCTCGATCTTCAAGCGTGTCTCGATCGGTTTCTTGAAAATCAGTTTGATCGAACGATCAGCAATGCGGTGCTCGGCAGCGGCGCTTCTCTTTGGCACATAAGACATGCAATCAGCGACGGCGCGCGGGCGCTTGGTGAGCCGATCGCATTCGACGTCTCACTGCCCAGGTCGAAGCTGATGATCTTCCGTCGGGCGGCGCTCGAGTTTGTGGCTAACAGCTTTCCTGCGCTGATCGTGATCGATTTCGGCCACATTGCCGATGGAGGGATGCATTTCAACGTCGTACGCCCGCACGAGACACCGCCGCTCGATGTGGCGCAGATCACGAAGTTGCGTGACACGATCTACAGCTTGGTGGTCGAGGTTTTCGGAGGCAGCTATAGCGCTGAACATGGCATCGGACCGCATAACCTCGTCTACTACCAGCGCTATGAAGATGTCGAGTCACAAGTGCTGGCGCAAGGGATTCGGGCATTGCTGGACCCGCACGCTCTGTGCGGTGCGGTCGACTTCGGACCGGCTGTCCCGACACAGGCTCAATGA
- a CDS encoding PLP-dependent aminotransferase family protein produces the protein MYKIPFSAPYSEPAGSPIRELFPFLSRPGMISLAGGYPSAGLFDQVGLQQACLRAMESPGQSLQYCATEGLPALRERLKEVSSARGVHCELEQLIVTTGSQQAFDLLVRVLVEPGNCVYVESPTYPATLQALRLAQSKIVQIPMDAMGIRIDALEAMLAKAPSDERPKLLYTVPNFSNPAGTLLPRERREALVQLALRYGFLIVEDDPYGALDFGSGTPPTLFELAGELAPDRNPVLYLSSLSKTVAPALRIGWMIVPRDVSRRCAIAKQTTDLCSSSLAQMIAAEYLNGGGADVAIEAARKEYGLRMRHMSAALRDQLGERASFVEPAGGMFIWLQTTREFDPKRLFEASVEAGVLFVPGRAFFEADADLHCMRLTYASPDCGQISEGIARLGHAFDAAK, from the coding sequence ATGTACAAGATTCCGTTTTCCGCGCCGTATTCCGAGCCAGCCGGTTCCCCAATACGTGAGTTGTTTCCTTTTCTGAGTCGTCCGGGCATGATTTCATTGGCCGGCGGATACCCGTCGGCCGGCCTGTTCGATCAAGTAGGTCTGCAGCAAGCTTGCCTGCGAGCAATGGAGAGCCCTGGGCAGTCGCTGCAGTACTGCGCGACTGAGGGTCTGCCGGCACTTCGTGAACGGCTGAAGGAAGTGAGTTCCGCTCGCGGAGTTCATTGCGAATTGGAACAATTGATCGTGACCACGGGCTCGCAACAGGCGTTTGATCTGCTGGTACGGGTCTTGGTCGAGCCGGGAAACTGCGTCTATGTTGAGTCGCCAACCTATCCGGCGACGTTGCAGGCCTTGCGCTTGGCACAGTCCAAGATTGTGCAGATTCCGATGGATGCAATGGGCATTCGAATCGACGCTTTGGAGGCAATGCTTGCCAAAGCACCAAGCGATGAACGCCCTAAGCTGCTATACACCGTACCTAACTTTTCTAACCCAGCTGGCACCCTTCTACCAAGGGAGCGTCGCGAGGCGCTTGTTCAGTTGGCTCTCCGCTACGGCTTTCTGATTGTCGAGGACGACCCTTACGGAGCCCTCGACTTCGGATCCGGTACCCCTCCGACGTTGTTCGAGCTTGCCGGCGAGCTAGCGCCAGATAGAAATCCGGTGTTGTACCTGTCAAGTCTGTCGAAGACGGTGGCGCCGGCGCTCCGCATCGGATGGATGATTGTGCCTCGCGATGTTTCGAGGCGTTGCGCAATTGCGAAGCAGACAACCGATCTATGTAGCTCATCGCTTGCGCAGATGATTGCGGCCGAGTACCTGAATGGCGGTGGGGCTGATGTCGCCATTGAGGCTGCTCGCAAGGAGTACGGTCTGCGAATGAGGCATATGAGTGCGGCGCTAAGGGATCAACTTGGCGAACGAGCATCCTTCGTTGAACCGGCCGGAGGAATGTTCATTTGGTTGCAGACAACCCGGGAATTCGATCCAAAACGTTTGTTCGAGGCCTCGGTTGAGGCTGGGGTCTTGTTTGTTCCTGGCCGGGCGTTCTTCGAAGCGGATGCTGACCTGCATTGCATGCGGCTGACCTACGCATCGCCGGACTGCGGGCAGATTTCTGAAGGTATTGCACGTCTTGGCCATGCTTTTGACGCGGCTAAATAG